A region from the Sutcliffiella horikoshii genome encodes:
- a CDS encoding YuiB family protein, which yields MVLNIPILLISVVLFFVLFFGIGFLLNMLLRMSWIMAIIYPIVCVWIIAQDDVRLIDYFREPASAFSKLGSEVASLQVADITILLSGLAGAITSGIVIKMLRKNGYQMF from the coding sequence TTGGTATTGAATATACCAATTTTACTTATATCTGTTGTCTTATTTTTTGTACTTTTCTTTGGAATCGGATTCCTTTTAAATATGTTATTGCGCATGTCTTGGATAATGGCAATTATTTATCCAATAGTATGTGTGTGGATCATCGCTCAGGATGATGTGAGATTGATCGATTATTTCAGGGAGCCAGCTAGTGCTTTTTCAAAACTCGGCTCAGAGGTTGCTTCCTTGCAGGTTGCGGATATCACTATTTTGTTGAGTGGCTTAGCTGGGGCGATCACTTCTGGTATCGTGATTAAAATGCTTCGCAAAAATGGATATCAAATGTTTTAA
- a CDS encoding cobalamin-binding protein, with product MRLISICPSNTELLHYLGLTSRLVGVDDFSDWPKEVLDLPKLGPDLNINMEKLEALKPDLVLASLSVPGMERNIEELEKRSIPHIILNPQSLEDIARDLMTVGEQTNSSSKAHEIASSMREIIQTYRQCATACENKPSLYWEWWPKPIFTPGKINWLTEISDLAGAVNIFSDKEVASYQTEWAEVVKKNPDAICMIWVGVKESKMNPKHVMKRENAETIHAVRNSHIHVLEESLYCRPSPRLILGLQKLAALLHPTSYPAYTGNDPLLK from the coding sequence ATGAGACTTATATCCATTTGTCCGAGCAACACGGAGTTGCTACACTATCTTGGATTGACAAGCAGACTAGTGGGAGTGGACGATTTCTCCGATTGGCCAAAAGAAGTTTTAGACCTTCCAAAGCTTGGACCAGATTTGAATATCAATATGGAAAAGCTGGAAGCCTTAAAACCTGACTTAGTACTAGCCAGCTTAAGTGTCCCTGGAATGGAGCGGAACATTGAAGAGTTGGAAAAGCGTTCCATTCCACATATTATATTAAATCCACAATCACTCGAAGATATCGCGCGTGACTTGATGACGGTAGGAGAACAAACAAATTCCTCCTCCAAGGCACACGAGATTGCTTCCTCTATGAGGGAAATAATCCAGACATACAGACAGTGCGCAACAGCATGTGAAAATAAACCCTCTTTGTATTGGGAATGGTGGCCAAAACCCATTTTTACTCCCGGCAAGATCAATTGGCTGACGGAAATAAGTGATTTGGCAGGGGCAGTCAATATCTTTTCCGATAAAGAAGTGGCAAGTTACCAGACAGAGTGGGCAGAAGTGGTGAAGAAGAATCCTGATGCAATTTGTATGATTTGGGTTGGGGTAAAGGAATCAAAAATGAATCCTAAGCATGTGATGAAACGGGAAAATGCCGAGACCATCCACGCCGTTCGAAACTCCCACATACATGTACTAGAGGAGAGCCTCTATTGCAGACCTTCTCCAAGGCTTATCTTAGGATTACAAAAACTTGCAGCCCTTCTTCACCCTACAAGCTACCCCGCGTACACGGGAAACGACCCTTTATTGAAATAA
- a CDS encoding DUF2225 domain-containing protein has translation MDPYYSKNISCENCQHEYSTLKIKSRFIRPLTHDSDFCTTYQSIEMNPLLYYVSVCPHCGYAVTEEFSAKLHEEAHLAIQTKIQKHWNYKDYGQIRSVDTAINAYKLGIYSGIIKKETPIVMAGLYLRLAWIYRTIEQSKTQEQRFLKLAAEQFELSYTLGDYEGKGMSEIKLLYLIGDLNFRLNLERQAIQYFQMVIAHKQKDKEQRLVGKARDRWYEIRTSSRMKVSS, from the coding sequence ATGGATCCGTACTATAGCAAAAATATTTCATGCGAAAATTGCCAACATGAATATAGCACATTAAAAATTAAATCTCGTTTTATTCGCCCTTTGACACATGATTCGGATTTTTGCACTACCTACCAATCAATAGAAATGAACCCTCTCCTTTATTACGTTTCAGTTTGTCCACATTGTGGATATGCTGTGACGGAGGAATTTAGTGCGAAGCTTCATGAAGAAGCACATCTAGCCATCCAAACAAAAATACAAAAGCATTGGAACTATAAAGATTACGGACAGATAAGGTCTGTCGACACTGCCATAAACGCTTATAAACTAGGAATCTATTCCGGTATTATCAAAAAAGAAACCCCGATTGTCATGGCAGGTCTATACCTTCGACTCGCCTGGATATACCGCACTATTGAACAAAGCAAAACACAAGAACAGCGATTCTTAAAACTTGCTGCCGAGCAGTTTGAACTTTCCTATACACTAGGAGATTATGAAGGGAAAGGTATGTCTGAAATAAAATTGCTTTACTTGATAGGCGACCTTAATTTCCGTTTGAACTTGGAACGGCAGGCTATTCAATATTTCCAAATGGTCATCGCCCACAAGCAAAAGGATAAGGAACAACGCCTTGTCGGAAAAGCAAGAGACCGTTGGTATGAGATACGGACCTCCTCTAGAATGAAAGTAAGTAGCTAG
- a CDS encoding HesB/IscA family protein — translation MSDVITITEAAAFQIKDMMKEHGDESVFLRVGVKGGGCSGLSYGMGFEEEKGEKDIELEQHGIKILIDAESKPILQDVKIDFKQSMMGGGFTIDNPNAIANCGCGSSFRTATEAGKPEEC, via the coding sequence ATGAGTGATGTAATCACAATTACAGAAGCAGCAGCTTTTCAAATAAAAGATATGATGAAAGAACACGGCGATGAATCCGTCTTTTTACGTGTAGGCGTGAAAGGTGGAGGGTGTAGCGGTCTTTCTTACGGTATGGGCTTTGAAGAAGAAAAAGGCGAAAAGGACATCGAATTGGAACAGCACGGAATCAAGATCTTAATCGATGCCGAAAGCAAGCCAATTCTTCAAGATGTAAAAATTGATTTTAAACAATCCATGATGGGCGGCGGATTCACCATCGACAATCCTAACGCGATAGCAAACTGTGGTTGTGGCTCTTCCTTCCGTACAGCAACGGAAGCAGGTAAGCCGGAAGAATGCTAA
- a CDS encoding NifU family protein produces the protein MSNPEINAQVQEVLDKLRPFLLRDGGDCELVDVEDGIVKLRLLGACGSCPSSTITLKAGIERALLEEVPGIIEVEQVF, from the coding sequence ATGTCTAACCCGGAAATCAATGCGCAAGTTCAGGAAGTACTAGATAAATTACGTCCATTTCTTCTTCGTGACGGAGGGGACTGTGAATTAGTAGATGTGGAAGACGGCATCGTAAAGTTGCGTCTATTAGGTGCATGCGGTTCTTGCCCAAGTTCCACTATCACGTTGAAGGCTGGTATTGAGCGTGCATTACTTGAAGAAGTACCAGGCATCATCGAAGTAGAGCAAGTATTCTAA
- a CDS encoding NupC/NupG family nucleoside CNT transporter produces MNNILWGLMGIAVIFAIAFLLSENKRKIKIRTILGGLAIQLLFAFIVLKWELGRQAFLGLTELVQNIINYANEGIGFLFGPVLGNPGAEATGFVFAFHVLTIIIFFSALISVLYYLGIMQIVIRFLGGGLAKLLGTSKTESLSASANIFVGQTEAPLVIRPYIAGMTKSELFAVMTGGLASVAGSVLFGYAALGIPLEYLLAASFMAAPGGLIMAKMLIPETEEPKNETNAQIGESEEDRATNVIDAAARGASDGLKLALNVGAMLLAFIALIALINGILGGIGGWFGSDNFSLDFVLGYLFAPLAFVIGIPWSEAVAAGNLIGQKLVLNEFVAYSTFSAQLDMFSDKSIAVISFALCGFANLSSLAILLGGLGNLAPSRRPDIARLGFRAIIAGTLSNLLSAAIAGMFLF; encoded by the coding sequence ATGAATAATATCCTTTGGGGTTTAATGGGGATCGCAGTTATCTTTGCAATCGCATTCCTACTTTCGGAAAACAAACGAAAGATTAAGATTCGTACTATTTTAGGCGGATTGGCTATTCAATTGCTATTCGCATTTATCGTATTAAAATGGGAGTTAGGCCGACAAGCTTTTCTTGGGTTAACTGAACTAGTACAAAATATTATCAACTACGCCAATGAAGGAATCGGTTTCCTTTTCGGGCCGGTACTTGGTAACCCTGGGGCTGAAGCTACAGGATTTGTGTTCGCATTCCATGTATTAACGATTATCATTTTCTTCTCTGCATTAATATCCGTTCTTTATTATCTTGGTATTATGCAAATTGTCATTCGTTTCTTAGGTGGCGGTCTTGCGAAGCTTTTAGGGACAAGCAAGACAGAATCTTTATCCGCTTCCGCCAACATCTTTGTTGGACAAACAGAAGCACCTTTAGTCATTCGTCCTTATATCGCAGGAATGACCAAATCTGAGTTATTCGCGGTTATGACAGGTGGACTTGCATCTGTAGCAGGTTCTGTATTGTTCGGTTATGCTGCACTTGGAATTCCTCTAGAGTATCTATTGGCAGCAAGTTTCATGGCAGCGCCTGGTGGATTAATCATGGCCAAAATGCTTATTCCTGAGACGGAAGAGCCAAAAAACGAAACAAATGCTCAAATTGGTGAATCTGAAGAAGACAGAGCAACTAACGTAATCGATGCTGCTGCTCGCGGCGCATCTGACGGTTTAAAACTGGCACTTAACGTTGGTGCAATGCTACTAGCATTCATCGCATTGATTGCATTAATTAATGGAATCTTAGGTGGAATCGGTGGTTGGTTCGGCTCAGACAACTTCTCACTTGATTTCGTTCTTGGTTATCTATTTGCACCACTTGCGTTTGTAATCGGTATTCCTTGGAGTGAAGCAGTTGCTGCAGGTAACTTGATTGGTCAAAAACTTGTATTGAACGAGTTTGTTGCCTATTCCACTTTCTCTGCTCAACTTGATATGTTCAGCGACAAATCCATTGCGGTCATTTCTTTTGCACTTTGTGGATTTGCCAACCTTTCTTCCTTGGCAATCCTATTAGGTGGACTTGGAAACTTAGCTCCAAGCCGTCGTCCTGATATTGCACGTTTAGGATTCCGCGCAATCATTGCCGGTACCCTTTCAAACCTTTTAAGTGCTGCAATCGCAGGTATGTTCTTGTTCTAA
- a CDS encoding YuiA family protein: protein MKNQLQTEKKDCPYCSGKGYFQLLLGGSETCSCCGGSGRK from the coding sequence ATGAAAAATCAACTGCAAACAGAGAAGAAGGATTGCCCGTATTGTTCGGGTAAGGGGTATTTTCAACTTTTGCTAGGCGGATCAGAAACTTGTTCCTGCTGTGGAGGAAGCGGAAGGAAATAA
- a CDS encoding 3D domain-containing protein → MKLAKTICRRTVIGLLFVLALSVTFQSISGVEASTIHNWLKENNIYATNGQGDQEEEQEGFFKKIGLDLKQLNFLSATPTMVSAEEAIDKPKKLEDLEWDQYETHTVHATGYTAGYESTGKNPGDPSYGITYSGLKVKRDLYSTIAADINVFPIGTILFIPGYGYGVVADIGGAIKGNKIDLYYDTVDEVFNDWGKQTIDVYIIKKGDGTLTEEELNRLNEEESMQVFRQQYRGTGE, encoded by the coding sequence ATGAAATTAGCGAAAACAATTTGTCGGAGGACGGTTATCGGGTTATTATTTGTACTTGCTCTGTCTGTAACCTTCCAATCCATATCAGGTGTTGAGGCATCCACCATTCACAACTGGCTAAAAGAAAATAACATATATGCCACTAATGGACAAGGTGATCAAGAAGAAGAACAAGAAGGCTTCTTTAAGAAAATCGGACTAGACTTAAAACAATTGAATTTCCTTTCTGCAACACCTACCATGGTTTCAGCGGAAGAGGCGATAGATAAGCCAAAGAAACTGGAAGATCTAGAGTGGGATCAATACGAGACACATACGGTCCACGCCACTGGATATACAGCAGGCTATGAATCAACAGGCAAGAATCCAGGTGATCCAAGCTATGGGATTACATACTCAGGTCTTAAAGTGAAAAGGGATCTATACTCGACGATTGCAGCAGATATCAATGTCTTTCCCATAGGTACAATACTATTTATACCCGGTTATGGCTATGGAGTAGTGGCTGATATCGGCGGTGCGATTAAAGGGAATAAAATCGATCTCTACTACGATACAGTGGATGAAGTGTTCAATGATTGGGGCAAGCAGACCATAGATGTTTATATTATTAAAAAAGGCGATGGCACATTGACCGAGGAAGAATTAAATAGGTTAAACGAAGAAGAAAGCATGCAGGTGTTCCGTCAGCAATATAGAGGGACCGGAGAATAG
- a CDS encoding NAD(P)/FAD-dependent oxidoreductase, which yields MIHLKKPSIVILGAGYGGLVTAVRLQKMIGVNEADITLVNKNDYHYESTWLHEASAGTLPADRTRYKISDVIDRSKIHFLHDTVTGINREAKTVALTKGGEISYDYLVVGLGYEAETFGIKGLKEHAFTIANLNVARKIREHIEYQFATYNTEAHRRDDRLTIVVGGAGFTGIEFLGELVNRVPELCQEFDIPKEKVRIVCVEAAPTVLPGFDPELVEYAVNTLERKGVEFKIGTAIKEATEEGIIVAKDEEVEEIKAGTVVWAAGVRGNHLVEDSGFENMRGRVKVDPYLRAPGHEDVFIVGDCSLIINEEINRPYPPTAQIAMQQGEVCAKNLAVLVRGQGELQTFTPDLKGTVCSLGEDDAIGVVFGRKIWGSKASFMKKMVDNRALYMIGGAGLVMKKGKFNVL from the coding sequence GTGATTCATTTGAAAAAGCCAAGTATAGTTATTCTAGGTGCAGGTTACGGTGGACTAGTAACGGCTGTTCGTCTTCAAAAAATGATCGGTGTCAATGAAGCCGATATTACGTTGGTAAACAAAAACGATTACCATTACGAGTCTACATGGTTACACGAAGCATCAGCAGGAACATTGCCAGCTGATCGTACGCGTTACAAAATCTCTGATGTTATTGATCGCAGCAAGATTCATTTCTTACACGATACAGTTACTGGCATCAACCGTGAAGCCAAAACTGTTGCATTGACTAAAGGCGGAGAAATCTCTTACGACTACCTAGTGGTTGGTCTTGGTTATGAAGCAGAGACTTTTGGCATCAAAGGCTTAAAAGAGCATGCGTTCACAATCGCAAACCTAAATGTTGCTCGTAAGATCCGTGAACACATCGAATATCAATTTGCTACTTACAACACAGAAGCACACCGCCGCGACGATCGTTTAACTATCGTAGTTGGTGGAGCTGGATTTACTGGTATCGAGTTCCTTGGAGAATTAGTTAACCGTGTTCCTGAACTTTGCCAAGAGTTTGATATTCCTAAAGAAAAAGTACGCATCGTGTGTGTAGAAGCAGCACCGACTGTACTTCCTGGGTTTGATCCAGAACTAGTGGAATACGCTGTAAACACGCTTGAGCGTAAAGGCGTAGAGTTCAAAATTGGCACAGCGATCAAAGAAGCGACGGAAGAAGGAATCATCGTTGCAAAAGACGAAGAAGTGGAAGAAATCAAAGCTGGTACAGTTGTTTGGGCTGCTGGTGTACGTGGAAACCACTTGGTGGAAGATTCCGGATTCGAAAACATGCGTGGCCGTGTGAAAGTAGATCCATACTTGCGCGCTCCTGGACATGAGGATGTATTCATCGTTGGAGACTGTTCTCTAATCATCAACGAAGAAATCAACCGTCCATACCCTCCAACTGCACAAATCGCGATGCAGCAAGGGGAAGTATGTGCGAAAAACTTGGCAGTATTGGTTCGTGGCCAAGGTGAATTACAAACGTTCACTCCAGACCTAAAAGGAACAGTTTGTTCTCTAGGTGAAGATGATGCAATCGGGGTAGTATTCGGTCGCAAAATCTGGGGTTCCAAAGCATCTTTCATGAAGAAAATGGTCGACAACCGTGCTCTATATATGATCGGTGGAGCTGGACTAGTAATGAAAAAAGGTAAATTTAACGTATTATAA
- a CDS encoding YuzB family protein: protein MKPIIEFCISNLASGSQKAREVLEKDPNLDIVEYGCLGYCGKCFDTLFALVNGDVVAGESPEQLVDNIYIYLEENPMF, encoded by the coding sequence GTGAAGCCAATCATCGAATTTTGTATTAGCAATTTAGCCAGTGGTTCGCAAAAGGCGAGAGAAGTGTTGGAAAAGGATCCAAATCTGGATATTGTAGAGTACGGCTGCCTAGGTTATTGCGGCAAATGCTTTGACACACTTTTCGCCCTCGTCAACGGAGATGTAGTGGCAGGAGAGTCTCCGGAACAACTGGTAGACAACATATATATTTATTTGGAAGAAAACCCGATGTTTTAA
- a CDS encoding NUDIX domain-containing protein, translating to MGKRENVWLAVAGIVVAEDGKWLVVKKSYGGLKGKWSFPAGFVEANETVDEAVAREILEETGIRVKVDGLVGVRSGVIKERISDNMLLFLCTPLNKDVVYQESELSDAAFKSLEELESDPDSSLLIHYCSKLTNLSILKETNAMNPGQVFNYSSYKLFF from the coding sequence ATGGGAAAAAGAGAAAATGTCTGGCTCGCGGTTGCAGGTATTGTGGTAGCGGAGGACGGCAAATGGCTTGTCGTGAAAAAAAGTTACGGAGGACTAAAGGGGAAATGGTCCTTTCCTGCAGGATTTGTGGAAGCAAATGAAACCGTAGATGAGGCTGTTGCTCGTGAAATATTAGAGGAAACAGGCATTAGAGTAAAAGTTGACGGTTTGGTTGGAGTCAGATCTGGCGTGATTAAGGAAAGGATTAGCGATAATATGCTCCTGTTTTTATGTACTCCCTTAAACAAAGACGTTGTCTATCAGGAAAGCGAACTATCTGACGCGGCATTTAAATCGCTTGAGGAATTGGAGAGTGATCCGGATTCTTCTTTACTCATCCACTATTGCTCCAAGCTTACAAACCTTTCTATATTAAAAGAAACGAATGCCATGAATCCCGGACAGGTTTTTAACTATAGTTCGTACAAGTTATTTTTCTAA
- a CDS encoding NAD(P)/FAD-dependent oxidoreductase: MKKLVVLGAGYGGMRILHRLLPNQLPSDTEIVLVDRAPYHSLKTEFYALAAGTISDHHVRVTFPEHERLSVKYGEVSKVDMDGKVVHFEDQSTLSFDDLIIGLGCEDKYHDIPGAEEYTYSIQTINKSRKAYQALNDLPANKVVAIVGGGLSGVEIASELRESRPDLTIKLFDRGNIILSSFPERLSKYVQNWFETHGVEVVNGSNITRVEENTLYNHDEPVHCDVIVWTAGIQPNKVVRELDVEKDGQGRVVLTKQHNIPGHENIYVVGDCASLPHAPSAQLAEGQAEQIVQVLLKRWNGETPPEEFPAIKLKGVLGSLGKKHGFGLVNERPLTGRVARLLKSGILWMYKYHNG; the protein is encoded by the coding sequence ATGAAAAAACTTGTTGTGCTTGGCGCAGGCTACGGCGGAATGCGTATTTTACACCGACTTCTTCCTAATCAATTACCATCTGACACTGAAATTGTATTGGTAGACAGAGCTCCATACCATAGTTTGAAAACGGAATTCTATGCGTTGGCTGCGGGAACGATTTCAGACCATCATGTGCGTGTCACTTTTCCAGAGCACGAACGACTTTCTGTAAAATATGGAGAAGTTTCCAAAGTGGATATGGACGGCAAAGTGGTGCACTTTGAAGATCAGAGTACGCTTTCCTTTGATGATTTGATTATCGGCCTTGGCTGTGAGGACAAATACCATGATATTCCTGGTGCAGAGGAATACACGTACAGCATTCAGACTATTAATAAGTCCAGAAAGGCTTACCAAGCTTTAAACGACTTACCGGCTAATAAGGTGGTTGCTATTGTCGGTGGTGGATTAAGTGGGGTTGAGATTGCCAGTGAACTTCGTGAAAGTCGTCCGGACTTAACTATTAAACTATTTGACCGCGGTAATATTATTCTTTCTAGCTTCCCTGAAAGACTTAGTAAATATGTACAAAACTGGTTTGAAACACATGGAGTGGAAGTGGTGAACGGCTCTAACATCACTCGTGTAGAGGAAAATACCCTTTATAATCATGACGAACCGGTACATTGTGATGTAATCGTTTGGACTGCTGGAATTCAGCCAAACAAAGTAGTTCGTGAGTTAGATGTAGAAAAAGATGGACAAGGCCGCGTGGTCCTGACAAAGCAGCACAACATACCTGGGCATGAAAATATTTATGTGGTTGGAGATTGCGCAAGCCTCCCTCACGCACCAAGTGCACAATTGGCAGAAGGACAAGCTGAACAGATTGTCCAAGTGTTATTGAAACGATGGAACGGTGAAACCCCGCCAGAAGAATTCCCAGCGATTAAGCTAAAAGGAGTATTGGGCTCACTTGGCAAGAAGCATGGGTTTGGATTGGTAAATGAAAGGCCGTTAACTGGCCGTGTGGCACGATTATTGAAATCCGGTATTCTTTGGATGTATAAATATCATAATGGATAA
- a CDS encoding NAD(P)/FAD-dependent oxidoreductase — protein MSEEQKVFDITIIGGGPTGLFTAFYGGMRQASVKIIESLPQLGGQLSALYPEKYIYDIAGFPKIRAQELINNLKEQMAKFEPTVALEQSVQTLEKMGDGTFKIVTDKETHYSKAVIITAGNGAFQPRRLELENAKEYENKNIHYFVDDMNKFAGKKVVVFGGGDSAVDWALMLEPIAEKVTLVHRRDKFRAHEHSVETLMNSKVEIKTPYVPAELIGDENAINQVVLEKVKSEDREVLDVDDVIVNYGFVSSLGPIKDWGLEIEKNSIVVNSKMETNISGIYAAGDICTYEGKVKLIACGFGEAPTAVNNAKSYIDPKAKVQPLHSTSLF, from the coding sequence ATGAGCGAAGAACAAAAAGTATTTGACATCACCATCATCGGTGGAGGGCCTACTGGCTTATTCACTGCTTTCTACGGAGGTATGAGGCAGGCTAGCGTCAAAATCATTGAAAGTCTACCACAATTGGGTGGACAGTTATCCGCATTATACCCCGAAAAGTACATATATGATATTGCCGGCTTCCCAAAGATCCGTGCACAAGAATTGATCAACAACCTAAAAGAACAGATGGCCAAGTTTGAGCCAACGGTTGCACTTGAGCAATCTGTACAAACCCTTGAAAAAATGGGAGACGGCACGTTCAAGATTGTAACAGATAAAGAAACACACTATTCCAAAGCAGTAATCATAACTGCCGGTAATGGAGCATTCCAACCACGCCGCCTTGAGCTTGAGAACGCTAAGGAATATGAAAACAAGAACATCCACTATTTTGTTGACGATATGAATAAATTTGCAGGCAAAAAAGTCGTTGTATTCGGCGGCGGGGATTCCGCTGTTGACTGGGCGTTAATGCTTGAGCCGATCGCTGAGAAAGTAACACTGGTTCACCGTCGTGACAAGTTCCGTGCACATGAGCACAGTGTCGAAACATTAATGAATTCCAAAGTTGAAATTAAAACGCCATATGTACCGGCGGAACTGATCGGTGACGAGAACGCAATCAATCAGGTTGTCCTCGAAAAAGTAAAATCCGAGGACCGTGAAGTATTGGATGTTGATGATGTAATTGTAAACTATGGATTCGTTTCCTCCCTTGGCCCTATCAAGGATTGGGGGCTTGAAATCGAAAAGAATTCCATCGTGGTCAACTCCAAAATGGAAACGAATATCTCCGGAATTTATGCTGCTGGAGATATTTGCACCTACGAAGGAAAAGTGAAACTAATCGCTTGCGGCTTTGGCGAGGCACCTACTGCTGTAAATAACGCCAAATCTTATATCGATCCAAAAGCAAAAGTACAACCGCTTCATAGTACTAGTTTATTCTAA
- a CDS encoding YuzD family protein: MKKMVEICVYGAEVLCPSCVNLPSSKETYEWLEAAVARKYPNQEFAISYIDIFKTEECDGEKRDFAARVVEEDMFYPVVVIEGEIVGEGNPKLKTIYSAMEKYGYAAS, translated from the coding sequence ATGAAGAAAATGGTTGAAATTTGTGTATATGGTGCAGAAGTGTTATGCCCTAGCTGTGTTAACCTTCCATCGTCAAAAGAAACATACGAATGGTTAGAGGCAGCGGTAGCAAGAAAATATCCAAATCAGGAATTCGCCATCTCATATATAGATATTTTTAAAACGGAAGAGTGTGACGGGGAGAAGAGAGATTTTGCCGCAAGGGTTGTGGAGGAAGATATGTTTTACCCGGTAGTGGTAATCGAAGGGGAGATTGTAGGAGAAGGCAATCCGAAATTGAAAACTATCTATTCTGCCATGGAGAAGTACGGATACGCGGCATCATAA
- the dapF gene encoding diaminopimelate epimerase, whose translation MRSFQFTKMHGLGNNYIYVNMFEEKLKEDELSNLAVKVANIHTGIGSDGMILICPSEKAPVKMRIFNNDGSEGKNCGNGLRCVAKYAYEQGIVQTETFKIETLSGLVEAEIELEDGMVTSVTVDMGEPRLSSKEIPILVEEKEALVAEPFTVDGETYEITTVSMGNPHVIFYLDDITDAPLTTFGPIVEKDPRFPEGVNVEFVEVVAEDELHFRVWERGSGITQACGTGACAAVVASVLNNKTARDKETVVHLAGGDLFITWTKDGSVKMRGPAEVICTGSFYY comes from the coding sequence ATGCGCTCCTTTCAATTCACCAAGATGCACGGACTCGGAAACAACTATATATATGTAAATATGTTTGAGGAAAAGTTAAAAGAAGATGAGCTATCAAATCTAGCCGTCAAGGTTGCAAACATCCATACAGGTATAGGTTCTGACGGGATGATCCTCATCTGCCCGTCGGAGAAAGCACCAGTAAAAATGCGAATCTTCAATAACGACGGATCCGAAGGGAAGAACTGCGGGAATGGGCTTCGCTGTGTGGCAAAATATGCTTACGAGCAGGGAATCGTTCAAACAGAAACTTTTAAAATTGAAACACTTTCCGGATTAGTAGAAGCCGAAATTGAACTAGAAGACGGCATGGTCACTTCTGTAACGGTCGATATGGGAGAACCAAGGCTCTCTTCAAAAGAAATCCCGATACTTGTGGAGGAAAAGGAAGCCCTAGTTGCGGAACCATTCACAGTCGACGGAGAAACTTACGAAATAACCACAGTATCCATGGGGAACCCACACGTTATTTTTTATCTGGATGACATTACAGATGCTCCTCTAACGACCTTTGGTCCTATAGTAGAAAAAGATCCTCGTTTTCCTGAGGGCGTAAATGTTGAATTTGTGGAGGTTGTCGCAGAAGATGAACTTCACTTCCGTGTTTGGGAGAGAGGCTCTGGCATTACGCAAGCATGCGGTACAGGTGCATGTGCGGCAGTAGTGGCGTCTGTTCTGAACAACAAAACGGCCCGTGACAAAGAAACGGTCGTTCACCTCGCAGGGGGAGATCTCTTTATCACATGGACAAAAGACGGTTCTGTAAAAATGCGTGGGCCAGCGGAAGTTATCTGTACAGGATCTTTCTATTATTAA